One genomic window of Phycisphaeraceae bacterium includes the following:
- a CDS encoding long-chain fatty acid--CoA ligase, protein MNRSVEQRLERSSGAQGVGWGVIDAINRHALERPEAEAVGELDGARGRCTFGELAGLVSSRTQQLRGSLDPGDVLIAVLPAGTEFAAWFCAAIAAGLRFLPMHPQIAGPEALAAATRAGAVAALVGPGLEAEPALSHLALGLGVNRNALVPTAHGSLVLGSSGTTGLPKLVVRTSESLDADAAGVIAGMGLTAADRIVFPTSLSHSYGVDVLVGALTAGAGLRVMGQFDAEYVARELEEGATVLPGVPFVFEALARRERTRPTALRLAVSAGSPLPDPVRRGFAAAWGADIGQLYGATELGTVAIDAPGSDGFDPASVGRPLAGVSIRIVDIADPSRLLPTGQEGQLAVRAASMLSEYLDGDVPLVDGYLLTGDLARTDAIGRIWITGRLKHLIDVGGFKVNPLEVERVLATHPGVAECVVVPVAASQTVQRLRAVVVPCADQPPTPDELRRYVRARLSSVKVPRSIELSASLPKSATGKVLRHLV, encoded by the coding sequence ATGAATAGGTCGGTCGAGCAGCGGCTGGAACGCTCCTCCGGCGCGCAGGGCGTTGGGTGGGGGGTGATTGATGCGATCAACCGGCACGCGCTGGAACGGCCGGAGGCGGAAGCGGTGGGGGAACTGGACGGGGCGAGGGGGCGCTGTACCTTCGGCGAGTTGGCGGGTCTCGTGTCTTCACGGACTCAGCAACTTCGCGGGTCCCTGGACCCGGGCGACGTGCTGATTGCGGTGCTCCCGGCCGGTACTGAGTTCGCGGCGTGGTTCTGTGCGGCCATCGCGGCCGGCCTGCGGTTTCTGCCGATGCACCCGCAGATCGCGGGCCCCGAGGCGCTGGCGGCGGCGACGCGGGCCGGGGCCGTTGCCGCGTTGGTTGGTCCAGGCCTTGAGGCGGAACCGGCGCTCAGTCACCTGGCGTTGGGACTCGGCGTGAACCGGAACGCGCTGGTGCCCACGGCCCATGGTTCGCTGGTGCTCGGGTCCTCCGGAACGACGGGACTGCCGAAGCTCGTCGTGCGAACGAGCGAGTCGTTGGATGCCGACGCGGCCGGGGTGATCGCCGGTATGGGCCTGACCGCCGCGGATCGGATCGTGTTTCCGACGTCGCTCAGCCACTCGTACGGTGTGGATGTGCTGGTGGGCGCGTTGACCGCCGGGGCCGGGCTCCGCGTGATGGGGCAGTTCGACGCCGAGTACGTCGCGCGGGAGCTCGAGGAGGGAGCCACAGTACTTCCCGGGGTTCCGTTTGTCTTTGAGGCGCTCGCTCGCCGCGAGCGCACGCGTCCCACGGCGCTTCGGCTGGCTGTGTCGGCGGGTTCGCCCCTGCCCGACCCGGTGCGCCGGGGGTTCGCCGCGGCGTGGGGGGCTGACATCGGGCAGCTCTACGGGGCGACTGAGCTTGGGACCGTGGCGATCGATGCGCCGGGATCTGATGGGTTCGATCCGGCTTCTGTCGGTCGGCCGCTCGCCGGAGTTTCGATTCGCATTGTGGATATTGCGGATCCGAGCCGGTTGCTCCCAACAGGCCAAGAGGGACAGCTGGCGGTCCGCGCGGCCTCCATGCTGTCGGAGTACCTTGACGGAGATGTTCCGTTGGTCGATGGGTACCTGCTGACCGGAGACCTGGCGAGGACCGATGCGATTGGCCGGATCTGGATCACCGGAAGGCTCAAGCACCTGATCGACGTCGGGGGATTCAAGGTGAACCCCCTTGAGGTTGAGCGGGTGCTTGCTACGCACCCCGGGGTCGCCGAGTGCGTCGTTGTGCCGGTAGCGGCCTCTCAGACGGTGCAAAGGCTCCGTGCGGTTGTGGTTCCGTGTGCGGATCAGCCGCCCACCCCTGATGAACTCCGGCGTTATGTTCGGGCAAGACTCTCGTCGGTCAAGGTTCCGCGGTCGATTGAGCTCTCGGCGTCGCTGCCGAAGTCGGCGACGGGCAAGGTCCTCCGACACCTCGTCTAG
- a CDS encoding outer membrane lipoprotein carrier protein LolA, with the protein MLIGAVGPVCRFAIAAACAMASWWGRPLDSFCQPAASQSASSSDGSRFVERLEAVDAAMSTVQDLRADFEQRRHSPLLKKPLVSQGVVRAKGELVRWDTASPRKSSLLVSSESIQMYYPDDGLLEIYPVGEGFRDLAGGPLPRLAVLRERFEIEPLEPRIMGEDGDGKSLALRLTPRSEALRRHVSFVRVLIDESAPAAKRVVMTDPEGEETEIVFSHVRLNTGMKPDDLELKVPQTTRVSRPMGDVRGVHRSEAGAGNGPERTP; encoded by the coding sequence ATGCTGATTGGAGCCGTCGGTCCCGTGTGCCGCTTTGCGATCGCCGCCGCGTGTGCGATGGCGTCATGGTGGGGCCGACCGTTGGACTCATTCTGCCAGCCCGCCGCATCCCAGTCCGCTTCGTCCTCTGATGGGTCGCGATTTGTTGAGCGGCTCGAGGCGGTTGACGCGGCGATGTCCACGGTGCAGGATCTCCGCGCCGACTTCGAGCAACGGCGGCACTCGCCGCTTCTCAAGAAGCCGCTGGTGTCCCAGGGAGTTGTCCGGGCAAAGGGGGAACTGGTTCGATGGGACACCGCCTCGCCGCGGAAGTCGTCGCTCTTGGTCTCGAGCGAGTCGATCCAGATGTACTACCCGGACGATGGTCTGCTGGAGATCTATCCGGTCGGCGAGGGGTTCAGGGACCTTGCAGGCGGGCCGCTTCCTCGGTTGGCCGTGCTTCGGGAGCGGTTCGAAATCGAGCCCTTGGAGCCACGGATCATGGGCGAGGATGGCGATGGTAAGAGTCTTGCTCTTCGGCTCACGCCGAGGTCCGAAGCCCTGCGGCGGCACGTCAGTTTTGTGCGGGTTCTGATCGATGAATCAGCGCCGGCGGCGAAGCGGGTGGTCATGACCGATCCGGAGGGCGAGGAGACGGAGATCGTGTTCAGCCATGTGCGACTGAACACCGGGATGAAGCCGGATGATCTCGAACTCAAGGTGCCGCAGACGACTCGCGTGTCCCGCCCGATGGGGGACGTTCGCGGTGTCCATCGGAGCGAGGCTGGCGCGGGCAACGGTCCCGAGAGGACGCCCTGA
- a CDS encoding beta-hydroxyacyl-ACP dehydratase, producing MRTGTLENLPHRPPFLFVTSVEELEAGRSVLGTWRVRGDEDFFAGHFPDNPVVPGVLVAEALAQVSGVMAFSGGASGYSPSARLAQVDVKFHTGIVPPAEIRLHSVLAREMSGLCLFDVRATVAGAVAASGSLVLARVE from the coding sequence ATGCGCACAGGGACGCTGGAAAACCTGCCGCACCGGCCGCCGTTCCTGTTTGTAACCAGCGTCGAGGAACTCGAGGCGGGGAGGAGCGTTCTGGGCACCTGGCGGGTGCGGGGAGATGAGGATTTCTTTGCAGGCCACTTCCCGGACAACCCGGTCGTGCCCGGTGTGCTGGTCGCCGAGGCGCTCGCCCAGGTGTCCGGCGTGATGGCCTTTTCCGGCGGGGCTTCGGGGTATTCTCCTTCAGCGAGGCTGGCGCAGGTGGATGTGAAGTTTCATACCGGCATTGTTCCGCCGGCGGAGATCCGGCTGCACTCGGTACTGGCCCGGGAGATGTCGGGTCTGTGCCTCTTTGATGTGCGGGCGACGGTTGCCGGGGCGGTCGCCGCATCGGGGTCGCTTGTTCTGGCGAGGGTGGAGTGA
- a CDS encoding acyl carrier protein produces MPSTETLSRVKGVIRRCLKVDEQTLFEDTMPLVGGEYDLDSLDILLIVTELEKEFGVKITDGSMSKAAFTNVTTLGLLIEGLPQDGSKRG; encoded by the coding sequence ATGCCTAGCACCGAGACATTGAGCCGCGTGAAGGGGGTGATCCGCCGGTGTCTGAAAGTGGATGAGCAGACGCTGTTCGAGGACACCATGCCGCTGGTAGGGGGCGAGTACGACCTCGATTCACTCGACATCCTGCTGATCGTGACGGAGCTTGAGAAGGAGTTCGGTGTCAAGATCACGGACGGATCGATGAGCAAGGCGGCGTTTACGAATGTGACAACACTCGGGTTGCTGATCGAGGGGTTGCCACAGGATGGCTCGAAGAGAGGCTGA
- a CDS encoding class I SAM-dependent methyltransferase has translation MAVHDWPDSSGSSPPPLAPHPTIPRSYSAPEHKRAFLNGIFDETAPDYDRVERWLSLGSGRWYRRKALARAGLQPGMRVADIAVGTGLVAGEALKLAGPTGNVVGVDPSPQMMRRARERLGIETFEGTAESLPLLAGSFDFLSMGYALRHVDDLNGAFREFHRVLNPGGPFGPGRLCILEITRPRTRAGRAWLYAYLGGVSRLLGAVARLSPRTPELWQYYWETIDRCLPPELILESLRNAGFSNERRHVVSGIFSEYTATRA, from the coding sequence ATGGCTGTCCATGACTGGCCCGACTCATCGGGCTCATCACCGCCGCCGCTCGCCCCGCATCCGACGATCCCTCGCTCGTACTCGGCGCCCGAGCACAAGCGGGCATTTCTCAACGGCATTTTCGACGAGACCGCGCCGGACTACGACCGGGTCGAGCGGTGGCTCTCCCTCGGCAGCGGCCGTTGGTACCGCCGAAAGGCCCTGGCAAGGGCCGGCCTGCAACCCGGGATGCGCGTCGCCGACATCGCCGTAGGAACCGGGCTTGTCGCGGGAGAGGCGCTCAAACTGGCCGGACCGACCGGCAACGTTGTCGGGGTCGACCCCAGCCCGCAGATGATGCGACGGGCCAGGGAACGGCTGGGCATCGAGACGTTCGAAGGGACCGCGGAGTCCCTTCCGCTCCTCGCCGGATCGTTCGACTTCCTCTCGATGGGGTACGCCCTGCGCCACGTCGATGACCTCAACGGTGCGTTTCGAGAGTTTCACAGGGTGCTCAACCCCGGTGGTCCATTCGGCCCGGGGCGTCTGTGCATCCTGGAGATCACACGCCCCCGCACGCGTGCCGGGCGGGCGTGGCTTTATGCGTACCTGGGGGGTGTCTCGCGCCTGCTCGGCGCCGTCGCTAGGCTCTCGCCTAGGACCCCGGAACTCTGGCAGTACTACTGGGAGACCATCGACCGCTGCCTCCCCCCGGAGCTGATTCTCGAGTCGCTCCGCAACGCCGGCTTCTCGAACGAGCGGCGGCACGTCGTAAGCGGGATCTTCTCGGAATACACGGCGACACGCGCGTAA
- the rpsD gene encoding 30S ribosomal protein S4, with protein sequence MARYTGPKVKLSRRIGVPIADNPKHTSKRELTPPGMHGYRGRRLRDYGLRLNEKQKLRHHYSVLEKQFRRYVAEATRGTGNTGEVLLQLLERRLDNAVRRAGLARTIWAARQIVAHGHVLLNGRKTDRPSCSVKVGDVITLKPKIQKLIRENMESLPGHEVPGWLDLNPGELTLRVVALPTSDQIPFDVNANLIVEFYR encoded by the coding sequence ATGGCTCGGTACACAGGTCCCAAGGTTAAGCTCTCCCGTCGGATCGGCGTTCCCATCGCCGACAACCCCAAGCACACATCCAAGCGTGAGCTCACCCCGCCCGGGATGCACGGGTACCGCGGCCGCCGTCTGCGTGACTACGGCCTGCGCCTCAACGAGAAGCAGAAGCTCCGCCACCACTACAGCGTCCTCGAGAAGCAGTTCCGCCGCTACGTCGCCGAGGCCACCCGCGGCACCGGCAACACCGGCGAGGTTCTCCTGCAGCTCCTCGAGCGCCGCCTTGACAACGCCGTCCGTCGGGCGGGCCTGGCTCGCACGATCTGGGCCGCTCGTCAGATTGTCGCCCACGGGCACGTTCTGCTCAACGGCCGCAAGACTGATCGTCCGTCCTGCTCGGTCAAGGTCGGGGACGTCATCACCCTCAAGCCGAAGATCCAGAAGCTCATCCGCGAGAACATGGAGTCCCTCCCCGGCCACGAGGTCCCGGGCTGGCTTGACCTCAACCCCGGCGAACTCACCCTGCGTGTTGTCGCGCTTCCGACGTCGGACCAGATCCCGTTCGATGTCAACGCGAACCTGATCGTCGAGTTCTACCGCTAA
- a CDS encoding immunoglobulin domain-containing protein, which produces MIKTSLLAASLVSLAIAPVVRAQCEGQWLRGGSYTGVSGATVPDASGNPIYPVPSRVASWDPDGPGPLPPQTVIAGSFSAAGVANAANIALFDGEQFLPMGSGLTPFGANQLLGPVRSMADHAGSLFVLGSFSSAGGVPVQGCARWDGTWHAVPPPLGSTASPAAPGEGVVLSSHDGELVAGGAAGFVRWDGAQWQVLAGPLAGARVNAVTMYNGEPIMAGQFAALNGQTYNHIVRWDGSAWQSLGGGVSDQGQYPPAQVNSMDHYKGNLIVSGSFVAAGGATATNVARWNGQAWSGMGYTTGSLVAVVGGSLYQSAAVSRSAGICGFVDEGSVNRWTGSGWQSLSAFCPGRVRGMAACGDRLVVVGDFYGLGGVPSQGMAAFDGQAWSLVPSAIVSEVQAFATRAGATIIGRGVQCKKFDSARVLNSPLSWSGDSAIPVGAAGFGSNIRCDSYTECRAFAEHTGSLYAAGYFTYAGANFSPMTLVARFDGTTWQPLSSTLSTTSTLPVIHALRSYNGSLIVGGDFAAGLGGGSAASANIRRWDGASWQPFGSGANGAVRALAEFQGELIAAGEFTTIDGVPANRVARWDGSAWRALGGGIGPTGSVKALVIYNGALIAVGQFSTADGFGPVFGVASWNGVNWSPVGNPPQDANANAAVVYRGDLVVGGNALMRWNGSTWRHLDPDWGPPFASTATVNALLVDHDELLIGTSAGTLGASPSRYFHRWTDTNTPWIAGHPVAVPLACINSTVTLRTTPAAGYSGLSFTWRRNGQLLADGPTPHASIIAGAQTPTLQIANIAGADAGSYDCVVSNACGSAATAPASIGLCPADTDCNGIVEPRDIGAFINLWITSLNQGSLDGDFDRNGTVEAADIGVFISSWLAAVNTGC; this is translated from the coding sequence GTGATCAAGACCTCTCTCCTTGCCGCGTCGCTCGTCTCGCTTGCCATTGCCCCGGTCGTCCGTGCCCAGTGCGAGGGGCAGTGGCTGCGCGGTGGTTCCTACACCGGCGTCTCGGGCGCGACCGTCCCCGACGCATCGGGCAATCCGATCTACCCGGTGCCCTCTCGCGTCGCCAGTTGGGACCCCGACGGGCCGGGTCCGCTGCCACCGCAAACAGTGATTGCCGGATCGTTCTCGGCGGCGGGGGTTGCGAACGCGGCCAACATCGCGCTCTTCGACGGCGAGCAGTTTCTTCCCATGGGTTCCGGCCTGACGCCCTTCGGTGCCAATCAACTGCTTGGGCCGGTGCGCTCGATGGCCGATCACGCCGGGAGCCTCTTCGTTCTTGGTAGTTTTTCCAGCGCCGGGGGCGTTCCGGTTCAGGGGTGCGCCCGTTGGGATGGAACATGGCACGCCGTCCCGCCTCCGCTGGGCTCGACGGCATCTCCCGCCGCGCCGGGGGAGGGTGTTGTTCTCTCCTCGCATGATGGCGAACTGGTTGCCGGCGGCGCGGCGGGGTTCGTCCGATGGGACGGGGCACAGTGGCAGGTCCTGGCGGGCCCGCTTGCTGGCGCGAGAGTAAACGCCGTCACCATGTACAACGGTGAGCCGATCATGGCTGGGCAGTTCGCCGCGCTGAATGGCCAGACATACAACCACATTGTCCGGTGGGACGGTTCGGCATGGCAGTCCCTCGGTGGCGGAGTCTCTGACCAGGGCCAGTACCCGCCGGCCCAGGTGAACTCCATGGATCACTACAAGGGTAACCTGATTGTCTCCGGCAGCTTCGTCGCAGCGGGCGGCGCCACCGCCACCAATGTTGCGAGATGGAATGGCCAGGCATGGTCGGGCATGGGGTACACCACGGGATCGCTCGTGGCGGTTGTTGGTGGTTCGCTCTACCAGTCCGCGGCCGTCTCCCGGTCCGCGGGTATCTGCGGCTTTGTCGATGAGGGATCCGTGAACCGATGGACCGGCAGCGGATGGCAGTCGCTCTCAGCGTTCTGCCCCGGCAGGGTTCGAGGTATGGCCGCTTGCGGCGATCGCCTCGTCGTGGTCGGCGATTTTTATGGTCTCGGCGGCGTTCCCAGCCAGGGAATGGCGGCGTTCGATGGTCAGGCCTGGTCCCTCGTTCCCTCGGCGATCGTGAGCGAGGTTCAAGCGTTTGCGACGCGAGCCGGCGCGACGATCATCGGCCGCGGCGTTCAGTGCAAGAAGTTCGATTCGGCAAGGGTGCTGAACTCCCCGCTGTCGTGGAGTGGAGATTCGGCCATTCCCGTTGGGGCCGCCGGATTCGGGTCCAACATCCGGTGCGACTCCTACACCGAGTGCCGAGCCTTTGCGGAGCACACCGGTTCGCTCTACGCCGCGGGGTACTTCACGTATGCCGGCGCCAACTTCTCACCGATGACGCTTGTCGCTCGCTTTGACGGGACAACCTGGCAACCTCTTTCCTCAACCCTGTCGACTACGTCAACGCTGCCAGTCATCCATGCCCTCCGGAGCTACAACGGAAGCCTCATCGTGGGTGGGGACTTCGCGGCGGGCTTGGGTGGAGGCAGCGCCGCATCTGCCAATATCCGACGGTGGGACGGCGCCTCGTGGCAGCCCTTCGGCTCTGGCGCCAACGGCGCCGTCCGCGCTCTGGCCGAGTTTCAGGGTGAACTGATCGCCGCGGGCGAGTTCACCACGATCGACGGCGTGCCCGCGAACCGAGTTGCCCGCTGGGACGGTTCCGCATGGCGAGCGCTGGGCGGGGGCATCGGCCCGACCGGCTCCGTCAAGGCGCTTGTCATCTACAACGGTGCCCTCATCGCCGTCGGCCAGTTCTCGACCGCCGATGGGTTCGGTCCTGTCTTCGGCGTCGCGAGTTGGAACGGCGTGAACTGGAGCCCCGTCGGAAACCCACCGCAGGACGCTAACGCCAACGCTGCGGTGGTCTACCGCGGCGACCTTGTGGTCGGCGGGAACGCCCTGATGCGATGGAACGGCTCAACTTGGCGGCACCTCGATCCGGATTGGGGACCGCCGTTCGCCAGCACCGCCACCGTCAACGCTCTCCTCGTGGATCACGACGAACTCCTGATCGGGACGAGCGCCGGCACGCTCGGCGCCTCACCAAGCCGATACTTCCATCGCTGGACCGACACCAATACCCCCTGGATCGCCGGCCACCCGGTGGCTGTTCCGCTCGCCTGCATCAACTCAACGGTCACCCTCCGCACGACCCCCGCCGCGGGCTATTCCGGCCTTTCCTTCACTTGGCGCCGCAATGGCCAGCTCCTCGCCGACGGCCCCACCCCTCACGCCTCGATCATCGCGGGCGCCCAGACGCCCACACTCCAGATCGCAAACATCGCCGGGGCGGACGCGGGGTCGTACGACTGCGTGGTTTCCAACGCCTGCGGCTCCGCCGCGACTGCTCCCGCGTCGATCGGCCTTTGCCCTGCTGATACGGACTGCAACGGGATTGTCGAGCCCCGCGACATCGGCGCCTTCATCAACCTCTGGATCACCAGCCTCAACCAGGGGTCCCTCGACGGCGACTTTGATCGCAACGGCACGGTCGAGGCGGCCGACATCGGCGTGTTCATTTCGTCCTGGCTGGCGGCGGTCAATACCGGGTGTTGA
- a CDS encoding immunoglobulin domain-containing protein — protein MLSRLIAGAVAAVAVAAAANAQCNGRWIPGGSLGGGWGASNSYGGSYVSHAAGWDPDGPGPLPTNAVFAGFFNGIGKTAAVNIAMWDGQRFLPMGTGIGSVTSPEPFAPVRSMVEFNGKVIVLGYFSAAGGVPSQGCAIWDGAWHRFTPPPGFTGELGSPAMVLRVEGERLYAGGSLGFFRWEGDQWVSLADPLPGASVYGIAIYQGQPILAGVFQTIGANQYNNIVRWNPGGRWEPVGDGVRQVDYMQGLAGVYSLAVYEGDLIVIGNFSHAGPIVASNAARWNGQQWTAMSTSTRGSALAIYQGNLYRAGGSPYHSYSCHMDITVSMVQRWEGSWVTVASDTPGGVSLGLVGDKLVAVGGFSGLGGVPSRHMASFDGQSWSDFAEGITYPVLSFYSVDGMTYAGSAPPCSTAYRGNVPNAPLRWNGVSFVPIGTPALGCSSSCYGASSIYAMVAHGGELFAGGDFRENVAHWDGSEWRATSFFPAGYQRVNALASFQGSIYAGGSLSGPIDGRLRRWDGTQWQGIGISSVYEVDALLEFRGELIVGGTFGVLAWTGSEWHPLAGTISGRVRALIEYNGDLVACGSFGSTSGAALNSIARWDGESWHPLGNGLTSTSYCSALAATILRGELVVGGIFTKAGEVAVESLAGWNGSRWRAVGNGIYHSSYVYALAADRDELLVATDYISSGSTTARYFARWTETNIPWIAVQPVGVPHACPNSSAVLTVSPASGYPGLTYRWSRNGQPLVDGLTQSGSLVAGSATATLRVSNLSAADSASYTCHVQNTCGSAVSAAAVVTVCMADTDCNGAIEPTDIAAFIQVWLASLHAGTLAGDFDRNGTVEPADIFGFISAWLQGVQTGC, from the coding sequence ATGCTCAGCCGCTTGATTGCCGGTGCCGTCGCAGCCGTCGCGGTTGCCGCGGCGGCGAATGCGCAGTGCAACGGTCGGTGGATTCCGGGCGGGTCTCTCGGCGGAGGCTGGGGCGCCTCCAACAGCTACGGCGGCTCCTACGTCTCGCATGCGGCTGGGTGGGACCCTGACGGCCCCGGCCCGCTTCCAACGAACGCCGTCTTCGCCGGGTTCTTCAACGGCATCGGCAAGACTGCCGCTGTCAACATCGCGATGTGGGACGGCCAGCGGTTCCTGCCGATGGGGACGGGGATTGGGTCCGTGACAAGCCCGGAGCCCTTCGCTCCGGTGCGGTCCATGGTTGAGTTCAATGGCAAGGTCATCGTGCTTGGGTACTTCAGTGCTGCCGGTGGCGTGCCCTCGCAGGGGTGCGCGATATGGGACGGCGCATGGCACCGGTTCACGCCGCCGCCGGGATTCACCGGCGAGCTTGGCAGCCCGGCAATGGTCCTCCGGGTTGAGGGAGAGCGGCTCTACGCGGGGGGCAGCCTGGGGTTCTTCCGTTGGGAGGGCGATCAGTGGGTGTCGCTTGCGGATCCGTTGCCGGGCGCATCAGTGTACGGGATTGCGATCTACCAAGGACAACCGATACTCGCAGGGGTGTTTCAGACGATCGGGGCCAACCAGTACAACAACATCGTTCGTTGGAACCCCGGCGGCCGGTGGGAGCCGGTTGGCGACGGAGTTCGGCAGGTGGACTACATGCAGGGCCTCGCCGGTGTGTACTCGCTTGCGGTCTATGAGGGCGACCTGATCGTGATCGGGAACTTCTCGCACGCTGGTCCGATTGTCGCCTCCAATGCGGCTCGCTGGAACGGTCAACAATGGACGGCGATGTCGACGAGCACACGTGGTTCGGCACTCGCCATCTATCAAGGCAACCTCTACCGGGCGGGAGGGTCCCCTTATCACTCCTACTCGTGCCATATGGACATCACGGTCAGCATGGTCCAGCGATGGGAAGGGAGTTGGGTCACGGTGGCTTCCGACACTCCCGGTGGCGTTTCGCTCGGGCTAGTCGGCGACAAGCTCGTGGCCGTCGGTGGCTTCTCCGGTCTCGGGGGTGTTCCCTCCCGTCACATGGCATCCTTTGATGGCCAGTCATGGTCGGACTTTGCGGAGGGGATCACCTACCCAGTCCTGTCGTTCTACAGCGTTGACGGAATGACTTATGCAGGTTCTGCGCCGCCGTGTTCGACCGCATACAGGGGCAACGTGCCCAATGCGCCCCTCAGGTGGAACGGCGTTTCATTCGTGCCTATCGGGACACCTGCTCTCGGCTGCAGTTCCTCTTGCTATGGCGCATCTTCCATCTATGCCATGGTCGCCCACGGCGGCGAACTCTTCGCGGGCGGGGATTTTCGAGAGAATGTCGCGCACTGGGATGGCTCCGAGTGGCGGGCCACGAGCTTCTTCCCGGCTGGCTATCAGAGGGTCAATGCTTTGGCCAGCTTCCAGGGCAGCATCTACGCAGGGGGTTCGCTCAGCGGCCCCATAGATGGACGCCTCCGCCGGTGGGATGGCACTCAGTGGCAGGGCATTGGAATCAGTTCCGTGTACGAGGTTGATGCTCTGCTCGAGTTCCGCGGCGAGCTGATCGTTGGCGGAACATTCGGGGTCTTGGCGTGGACTGGTTCCGAGTGGCATCCCCTCGCAGGCACCATCTCGGGGCGGGTGCGAGCGCTTATCGAGTACAACGGAGACCTTGTGGCCTGCGGGTCATTTGGCTCTACCAGCGGCGCCGCGCTGAACTCCATCGCACGCTGGGACGGAGAGTCGTGGCATCCGCTTGGCAACGGCCTGACCAGCACATCGTACTGCTCCGCGTTGGCAGCGACGATCCTTCGCGGTGAACTCGTCGTCGGCGGGATCTTCACCAAGGCGGGCGAGGTCGCGGTTGAGTCGCTCGCCGGCTGGAACGGTTCGCGGTGGCGGGCCGTTGGCAACGGCATCTATCACTCCAGCTATGTGTACGCGCTCGCCGCCGACCGCGACGAGCTCCTCGTTGCTACCGACTACATTTCGTCGGGCTCAACCACGGCCCGCTACTTCGCCCGCTGGACCGAGACCAACATCCCTTGGATCGCCGTACAGCCCGTCGGTGTTCCGCATGCGTGTCCCAACTCGTCCGCTGTCCTCACGGTCTCGCCCGCTTCGGGCTACCCCGGTCTCACGTACCGCTGGAGCCGCAATGGCCAGCCCCTCGTCGACGGTCTGACCCAGTCTGGTTCACTCGTTGCCGGGTCCGCGACCGCGACGCTGCGGGTCTCAAACCTGAGTGCCGCTGACTCCGCCTCCTACACCTGCCATGTGCAGAACACCTGCGGCTCGGCCGTCAGCGCCGCCGCGGTTGTTACGGTCTGCATGGCGGACACGGACTGCAACGGGGCGATCGAGCCGACCGACATCGCCGCGTTCATCCAGGTGTGGCTTGCCAGCCTGCACGCCGGCACACTCGCCGGCGACTTTGACCGCAACGGGACCGTCGAGCCCGCCGACATCTTTGGATTCATCTCCGCGTGGCTGCAGGGTGTGCAGACGGGCTGCTGA
- a CDS encoding DUF2459 domain-containing protein yields the protein MAGVGALVFLAVAAGGCATTVVPPKNPHDPVSVYIVDYGKHSSLMVPRDNDRVTEFAFSSWTWEALKWNTWLNVFPILTSPSQGTLCVKEWPGPLNEMTIRMQTTADVVYNVRVSKQDVDRLIAKLDEAYRKREDELIFHAPTGWVYVKSDTSYWSAHTCNTEVAVWLEELGCTVKGQQVYADFQVTNPGG from the coding sequence ATGGCCGGGGTTGGTGCGTTGGTGTTCCTTGCGGTCGCGGCCGGCGGGTGCGCCACGACCGTTGTGCCGCCGAAGAATCCACACGACCCGGTCTCGGTGTACATCGTTGATTACGGGAAGCACTCCAGCCTGATGGTCCCGCGGGACAATGACCGGGTGACCGAGTTCGCCTTCTCGTCGTGGACGTGGGAGGCGCTCAAGTGGAACACGTGGCTCAACGTCTTCCCGATCCTGACTTCTCCATCGCAGGGGACCCTGTGCGTCAAGGAATGGCCAGGGCCGCTCAACGAGATGACCATCCGCATGCAGACCACTGCGGATGTGGTCTACAACGTCAGGGTGTCCAAGCAGGATGTCGACCGGCTGATCGCGAAGCTGGATGAGGCCTACCGGAAGCGGGAAGACGAACTGATCTTCCATGCGCCTACGGGATGGGTGTACGTCAAGTCCGACACGTCCTACTGGTCCGCCCACACGTGCAACACCGAGGTGGCCGTCTGGCTCGAGGAACTCGGCTGCACGGTCAAGGGCCAGCAGGTCTACGCCGACTTCCAGGTCACCAACCCCGGGGGGTGA